The DNA region CAGCCGGTGCACCTCAATCTCGGTATCGCTCTCGACGCCAATGTCGCGGCATGTCTGGCGCAGGATCTGCTCCGCCAGCCGCATCTTGGATTCATCCGTATCCCGGAACTCTACACTCATCTCCACCAAACCCGGGATCACATTTTCCGCTCCGGGGTGGGCCTTGATCATCCCCACCGTTCCCACCCGGCACGCCTCCTGCCTCAACGCGATGGCCCCTACCGCCTGTACCACGTGGGCGGCGGCCACCAGGGCGTCGCGGCGTCCCTTCATTGGCGTCGTGCCGGCATGGTTCGCGAAGCCTTTCACCGCCACCTCCAGGGCTATCCGCCCGGTGATAGCCGTGACCACCCCTACCGGCACGCTGGTCTGGTGCAGCGTCGGCCCCTGCTCAATGTGCAATTCCAGGTACGCGCAAAACTCCTTAGGTGCGCGCTTCGACATATGAATGCGGTCGATATCGCCGCCCACGTCCTTCAGCCGCCGCCCGATGAATACCCCTTCACCGTCCACCACCGTCAGGTCCTCCGGTAGCAGCTTCCCGGCCACGGCGCGGCTCCCGTAAAGCCATCGACGAAACCGCGTCCCTTCCTCATTGGTAAAGTCCAACACCTCGATAGGATGCCTCAGCCTGGCGCCCGCGTCCTTTAGCGCGCGCACGCACTCGATGGCCCCCAGCACGCCCAGCGCGCCATCGTACTTGCCGCCGCTGGGCACAGTGTCCGTGTGCGACCCGATGGCTATGGCCGGCAGCCCGTCCACACTCCCTTCCACCCTCCCAACCATGTTGGCCGCCGTGTCGACGCGAGCGTGCAGCCCCGCCTCGGCCATGAGCTGCATAACCAGGCGCCGCCCCTCCAGGTCCGCCGGTGAAAACGCGATGCGCTGCATCCCCTCCGGCGTCTCCCCTATCCGCCCCAGCGCCTCCAGCGTCCGCATAAGACGATTTGAGTTTATCTGTGGCTTAGGCATGGGGGAATTATAGGCAGGGTGGAAGAGTCGGGCAAGACGGGAAACACCTGACCTGAAATTCCAAGTCCCCTTTCCTTCTATGGAAAAGCTTGGCTCATAGCCACAAGCCTTTTGACCGGACAGGGCTGGGGCTATCTCCCATCAGGTTCTCCCTCTTCTCCTATTGCAAAGGAGAAGAGGGAGTTAGACGCCGTCCTGAGCCTGGCCGAAGGAGGGTGATGAGGTGATCCTTATTAATCCTTCCCCTTCCAGCAGGAAGGGGATTAAGGGGATGGTATCCCGACCATGACAAGGAACGTATTTGAGTCACACATTTTGATCGGAAAGACTGCGATGGAACCTAGGATGGATGAGGTGAACCTTGCCACCCGTTTCCTACCCCACCCTAGGCGCCACCCGCTTCATAAACATCTCCAACTGCTTCACCTCGTCCCTCACCGGCCACAGGAACACCTGCTGCAAGCCCGCCGCCTTGTACGCCGACAGCCGCTCCGCCACCTGCTCCGCCCCACCAATAAGCAATCGACGCAGCAAGTCCTCCTCCGGCCGCGGCAGCATCTTGGCGAAAATACTCCGCACCATCTCGACCCGCACTGACGGGTCCTCCGTTATATAGAAATATGAGGTCGACAGCGCGTTTGGAAACGCCGACGCATCCTTTCCCGCCTCCTTCAGAAACCCCCGCAGCCTCCCCCACGACTCGGCGAACCTCGGCGGGTCCGTGTTATACGCCGACGCCAGCCACCCGTCGGCCACCCGCGCCGTCCGCCTCAGGCCCACCTCCGACCCCCACGACCCGATGTACACCGGCGGCCCGCCCTTCCGCACATTCGGCACCGCTATATCTACACCTTCGACGTTATAAAATCGCCCCTTGAAGTCCTCCCGCCGCCACAAGGCCTTCATCGCCAGTATCGACTCCTCAAACCGCCTCCACCGCTCTCCAAAATTCAGCCCCGCCGCGCGGTGGTCGTCCGCCAGGGAGCCAGGCCCCGCCCCCAGGATGAACCGCCCTCCCGACAGCGCGTCCAGCGTCGCCGCCGACTTCGCCAGCACCACCGGATGCCTCGCCGGCGCAATGATTATGGACGTCGCCAGCTTCACGCGCTCTGTGTGCCCCGCCGCCGCCGACAGCGCCGTCAGCCCGTCGTAAAAGGGCCGCGAGAACACCAGCCGGTCCGTCACCGCCAGCGTCTCATACCCCAGCGACTCCGACGCCCGCGCGTATTCCCCGATTCGCCGCGCCGTGAACCGCGACTCGCCCGTCAGGTCGATGATTGGCAGATGTGCGCCATAGAACATATCGCTACTCTCCGCGCCTGCGATACAATAAGAGCATGTTACTCGCCGTCTTCTTTGTTTTAGTATTCATCGCTATATTGTTCGTGGCCTTCTGGTTCGCTCTAGGTCTTTTCATTCAGTGGCTGGATAAGCGGCAAAAGAACCGGCCCGGCGGCGGCCCGCCCGCCTAAACTGCCCGCACCACGCCCGCCAGCGCAGCAACGACTCCTACGGGCTTGCCTCAAGTTCTAACCCTCGCGTTAGAATAGAAGTATGATAGTACCAATCTTACTAGTAGTGCTGTCTGTCGTCCTGTTCTTCGGTGGCCTGGCCCTCTTCACTCTCTGGTCCGCGAAAAAGGCCGCCAGGGCCGGCGAGGGCCGCGAAACCGACGAAACCCCCACCGAGACCAGGACCGGCCCGCCCTCAGGCGGCCACGAAGCCTAAAGCTTCGCCAGCTCCGGTATTCGGCGCGTCATCTCCTGCCCCTCGACTGGTCTAATTGAGTTCGCCATCATGGGCAATGTTGTTAGATAAGTCAACATAAATGCTTCCAAAAAGTCCGCAATCCATCTTTGACCCCCTTTCACGTCCCTGATACACTCATCCTAGAAACCGCCGAGTTACAAAATATGCCAGTCAAAATTGAAGTTAAAAAAGTCGATGGTCGTAAAGTAATGGCACGGCTCCGGGCAAACATCCGTCGTTATGAACGCCGCTATGAGACCTCTTCAGCAGAGATGCTCAAGCTCATCAGCCAAGGTAAAGCCAAAGATACCGTGGAGGTCTTGCGTTGGATGTTCGATTATCACGCTCTTCGAAGGTTCGAAGACGCGATCCGCACCAATGGCAAAACTTCCAACAATACAAAATCATCCAGGAAAAGCGCCTAAGCGAACATCCTTTTGTTGATCAAACCCATCCCAATACCCTTGCCTTTGAAGAAAGGCCAATTGATGATGTTCTCTTTGTACACATGCAGGGTGAGGTTTATTGCAAGCAAGAGGTGATCCTAATAGCTGAGCAGTTGTTTGAAACTCGATTTGTTCGAGGGGTCGTACAGGTGAGAGGCATCCAATTTCGCTATGTGGGTTTTGTGAAGGGTGGCAACCTATTGCTCAAGTATCACAATCTGCACGAGAGTCTGGACGAATACATTCATCGTGCATATTCTCCCAGCAATGGTGAAGAAATTATTTTTGAGACCCTCACCCACTCCCAGTTCCCCACCTTCCCCGAAGTCCTCGACGAGCTGGAACTAATCGCCTCCGCCTAGCCTCTCTTTCCCCTCTCCCTCCTCGTCCCCTCCTCATCCACCTCCCCCTTCCCCTCATCCACCACCACCCCGTAAACGCTCCTCGCAAACGCCGCCGTCACCTTCCCATTCCGCCAGTCCCACAGCACCGACTGCGGGTCCCGCTTCATCGGGTCGCCGTAGCCGCCCCCGCCCGGGTTCTGATGGCGGAACACGTCCCCCTTCTTCAACCGAGTATTTATCTTAGTCGGCAGCGTCTTCTTCTCGCCGTCCGGGTTGAGTATGGACATGGAGCCCGCCCCCGGCTTACCGCCCTCCAGCCCGTAGGGCGGGTTCCTGCGACGGTCAGACCGCCACGTTATCGTCGCCTCCTCCGCCAGCACCTCCCACTCCCGCGCCTGCGCCAGCCCTCCCTGCCACTGCCCCGGCCCCCCCGAGTTTGGCACCAATCCATAGCTCCGCACCCGCACCGGTATTTGCGACTCCAGTATCTCTATCGAAACGTTCGATATATTCGCGCCGACGCTGGCAACACCCCCACGCCCGTCGCCGCCCTTCCACGCTCCGCGCGTTCCGAAAACGTTGTCATAGAACACCTTGACCTTGCCGTCCGGCTGGGCAAAGCCTAGCCGGCCCGTCGACGTGCCTCCCTCGCACCCCGCCGCCACCTTATCCGGCGCGGCCTGGGCCAGCGCCCCCAGCACGGCGTCCAGGATGCGGAAGCTGGTAACACCCCGAGCCGCGCACGACGCCGGGTGCTTCATGTTGGTGATGGTGCCCTCCGGCGCCGTCACCTGCACCGCCCGGAAACAGCCCGAGTTGTTGGGCATGTCCTGGCCGATGGCGCAGCGAATGGCCGCGTAGGCCATCGCCTTGCTCTGGCTCAGCACGCAGTTGATAGCTCCCCGAGTCTGCGGCGACGACCCCGCGAAGTCCACCAGTACGCTGTCGCCCTTGATATGAAGCGTCACGTTTATCTTGATGGGATTATCGCTGATGCCGTCGTCGTCCATATAGTCGGTGAACTGGTACGTTCCTTGGGGCCACGACGCTATCGCCTTTCGAGTTATCCGCTCGCTGTAGTCCATGAGCTCGCGAAGGTACCGCTTCAAAACCTCTTCGCCGTACTCCTCCACCAGCGCCAGGATGCCCTTCTCGCCAATCTT from SAR202 cluster bacterium includes:
- a CDS encoding Zn-dependent hydrolase, translating into MPKPQINSNRLMRTLEALGRIGETPEGMQRIAFSPADLEGRRLVMQLMAEAGLHARVDTAANMVGRVEGSVDGLPAIAIGSHTDTVPSGGKYDGALGVLGAIECVRALKDAGARLRHPIEVLDFTNEEGTRFRRWLYGSRAVAGKLLPEDLTVVDGEGVFIGRRLKDVGGDIDRIHMSKRAPKEFCAYLELHIEQGPTLHQTSVPVGVVTAITGRIALEVAVKGFANHAGTTPMKGRRDALVAAAHVVQAVGAIALRQEACRVGTVGMIKAHPGAENVIPGLVEMSVEFRDTDESKMRLAEQILRQTCRDIGVESDTEIEVHRLGVTQPKPMSERVREITKVAAKSLGFRASDLPSGAGHDAQSMAELCDVGMIFVPSVDGVSHSPREYSTPEACANGANVLLETLLAADEAYE
- a CDS encoding LLM class flavin-dependent oxidoreductase; the encoded protein is MFYGAHLPIIDLTGESRFTARRIGEYARASESLGYETLAVTDRLVFSRPFYDGLTALSAAAGHTERVKLATSIIIAPARHPVVLAKSAATLDALSGGRFILGAGPGSLADDHRAAGLNFGERWRRFEESILAMKALWRREDFKGRFYNVEGVDIAVPNVRKGGPPVYIGSWGSEVGLRRTARVADGWLASAYNTDPPRFAESWGRLRGFLKEAGKDASAFPNALSTSYFYITEDPSVRVEMVRSIFAKMLPRPEEDLLRRLLIGGAEQVAERLSAYKAAGLQQVFLWPVRDEVKQLEMFMKRVAPRVG
- a CDS encoding hydantoinase B/oxoprolinase family protein; this encodes MVSTGFDPITFEVIRNALSSITDEMMLTVQRTGRSPTTTQAFDFSTALCDSNGDLLDQGLAIPIHMGGIPDAVRACMKKFDGRIYQGDAIIVNDPYSGGLHLPDVFCVVPIFVSGDIFGYSVAVVHHMDVGGRAAGSMAHDSTEIYQEGLRIPPLKLYERGQINPTLSDLIQINVRTPEVVMGDFAGQIAACKIGEKGILALVEEYGEEVLKRYLRELMDYSERITRKAIASWPQGTYQFTDYMDDDGISDNPIKINVTLHIKGDSVLVDFAGSSPQTRGAINCVLSQSKAMAYAAIRCAIGQDMPNNSGCFRAVQVTAPEGTITNMKHPASCAARGVTSFRILDAVLGALAQAAPDKVAAGCEGGTSTGRLGFAQPDGKVKVFYDNVFGTRGAWKGGDGRGGVASVGANISNVSIEILESQIPVRVRSYGLVPNSGGPGQWQGGLAQAREWEVLAEEATITWRSDRRRNPPYGLEGGKPGAGSMSILNPDGEKKTLPTKINTRLKKGDVFRHQNPGGGGYGDPMKRDPQSVLWDWRNGKVTAAFARSVYGVVVDEGKGEVDEEGTRRERGKRG